The Streptomyces vinaceus genome contains the following window.
CGCGCATGAAGGAGACCGGACCGGAGGCGTTGCCGCCGGAGGAGAGCAGCTCCTTGGAGGAGCGGATGCGGGAGAGGTTCAGGCCGGCGCCGGAGCCGCCCTTGAAGATCATGCCCTCTTCCTTGTACCAGTCGAGGATCGACTCCATGGAGTCGTCGACGGCGAGGATGAAGCAGGCGGAGACCTGCTGCGGCTGGGGCGTGCCGACGTTGAACCACACCGGGGAGTTGAAGCTGAAGATCTGGTGCAGGAGGGCGTAGGTCAGCTCGTGCTCGAAGATCTCCGCGTCGGCCGGGGACGCGAAGTAGTCGTAGTCCTCGCCGGCCTTCGTGTAGGTCTTCACGATGCGGTCGATGAGCTGCTTGAGACCGGTCTCGCGCTGCGGGGTGCCGACCGCGCCGCGGAAGTACTTGCTGGTGACGATGTTGACCGCGTTGACCGACCAGAAGTCGGGGAACTCGACGCCACGCTGCTCGAAGTTCACCGAGCCGTCGCGCCAGTTCGTCATGACGACGTCACGCCGCTCCCAGCTCACCTCGTCGTACGGGTGCACGCCGGGGGTGGTGTGGATGCGCTCGATCCGCAGGCCGCTCTTGGCAGTCTTGGTCCCCTTGGCGCGGGAACCTCGTGCCGAGCCGCTCGCCGTCTCTGTCATGCCGCTTCCTCCCATATGCGGGCAAAAACGCCCTAAAGTGCCAGCGTTATTCCGCAGCACTGCCTGTCTTGTATCTACGTTTCTTCGCCTGGCTGTCCCGGGGCGCGGCCGCGCTGCACTGCGGCCGTCCGGTCAGTCGGCGGCGGAGGCGGGCACGGGGACCCCAGCGGTCCGGCCGGGCTCGCACTCTTGGGGGTGAGGCCGCGGCACGCGGAGTTCCGCGATGGCGGTCTCGAAGTCTTCGAGGGTGTCGAACGCCTTGTAAACGGACGCGAACCGCAGGTACGCGACCAGGTCGAGCTCCTGCAACGGGCCGAGTATGGCCAGACCCACGTCATGGGTGGTCAGCTCGGCGCTCCCGGTGGCGCGCAGCGCCTCCTCGACCCGCTGGCCGAGCTTGGCGAGGGCGTCCTCGGTCACCGGCCGTCCCTGGCACGCCTTGCGCACGCCGGAGATGACCTTGGTACGGCTGAAGGGTTCGGTCACCCCGCTGCGCTTGATCACCATCAGCGAGGCCGTCTCCACCGTCGTGAAGCGACGGGAGCAGTCGGGGCACTGACGGCGCCGACGGATCGACGTGCCGTCGTCCGTGGTGCGGCTGTCGACGACGCGGCTGTCGGGGTGCCTGCAGAAGGGGCAGTGCATGGTTCCCTCACCCTCCCTCTTGGCACGACTGAATCACCTCACGAGGCCCCTGAACGACCGGGACGGGTCCAGGTCGGGGGCTCGCGAAGCAGCCACCAGCATATGCGATACCGAGCGCCTCGGCGGACCGGGGACCACAACTTCTGGGTGGCAGCGCTCATCCAACCACTAGATCTTGGGTTGTGGTGGATTTACTTCGTTCCGCGTGTCGCCGCGCGCGATGCCCGGACGGGGTGGCTCCCGGTGCCACACTGGGCACAGGACCGGAAGGCGGCGATCCGATCGGGAAGGGTACCGTAACCAGCGGACGCCGGACCGAACCCGCGTTCGGCGGACCGATCGTCCATACACCCCTCGATGTGCCCAGGTTGGACGATCCGCGATTTTTCACTCGAACGTGTGTTTGGCGCAACCTTTCGAAAGCAACTACCGTTGTCCAGCTAGGGAGAACATTTCGAGAGGGGCCGCCGACGTGACCACCACCGCAGACAGTGCCACCATCACTGCCCAGAACCGCTCCCAGAGCCGACTCGAGCCGGTGCATCCCATGAACGACGCAAGTCTGAACCCGGAGGCGGAGCCCACGCGCGCCGCACGCTCGCTGCCAGGGCGGCCTCCAGGCATCCGCGCCGACAGCTCCGGGCTCACGGACCGGCAGCGAAGGGTCATCGAGGTCATCCGCGACTCGGTGCAGCGCCGCGGCTACCCGCCGTCGATGCGGGAGATCGGCCAGGCGGTCGGCCTGTCCAGCACCTCGTCGGTGGCCCACCAGCTGATGGCCCTGGAGCGTAAGGGCTTCCTGCGCCGGGACCCGCACCGCCCCCGGGCGTACGAGGTCCGCGGCTCCGACCAGCCCAGCTCGCAGCCCACGGACACCACCGGCAAGCCCGCCGCCTCGTACGTCCCGCTGGTCGGCCGGATCGCGGCCGGCGGCCCGATCCTCGCCGAGGAGTCGGTGGAGGACGTGTTCCCGCTCCCCCGCCAGCTCGTGGGCGACGGTGAGCTCTTCGTGCTGAAGGTCGTCGGCGACTCGATGATCGAAGCGGCCATCTGTGACGGCGACTGGGTCACGGTCCGTCGCCAGCCGGTCGCGGAGAACGGCGACATCGTGGCCGCGATGCTCGACGGCGAGGCCACGGTCAAGCGCTTCAAGCGCGAGGACGGGCACGTCTGGCTGCTCCCGCACAACGCCGCCTACCAGCCGATCCCCGGTGACGAGGCGACCATCCTCGGCAAGGTCGTCGCGGTATTGCGCCGGGTCTGACCGCGCGCCCCTTCCTAGCCAACCCCCGGGACCCACTGCGCCGGTCCCGGGGGTTGTTTTCGTCCCGTGCGGACTGCTACTTCCCGTCAGCCTGAGCTGCGGCGTCGATGGCGGCCAGTGAGCGGCGCACCTGGTTGCGGTCCGTGGTGTACCAGAAGTCCGGCAGCGTGGCCCGCAGGAAACTCCCGTACCGGGCCGTGGCCAGCCGGGGGTCCAGGACCGCGACGACGCCCCGGTCGCCGGAGGCCCGTACGAGCCGGCCCGCACCCTGGGCCATCAGCAGCGCCGCATGTGTGGCGGCGACGGCCATGAAGCCGTTGCCCCCGTGCTGCTCGACCGACTTCTGCCGGGCGCTCATCAGCGGATCGTCCGGCCGCGGGAACGGGATGCGGTCCATGATCACGAGCTGGCAGCTGGGACCGGGCACGTCCACGCCCTGCCAGAGCGACAGCGTCCCGAACAGACACGTCTTCGGGTCCGCCGCGAACGCCTTGATCAGCTCGCCCAGGGTCTCCTCGCCCTGGAGCAGGATCGGGTTGTCCAGCCTGCCGCGCAGCTCCTCGGCCGCGGCCTTCGCACCCCGCATGGAGGAGAACAGGCCGAGCGTGCGGCCGCCGGCCGCCTCGATCAGCTCGGCGAGCTCGTCCATCATGTCGCCGCGCGTGCCCTCGCGGCCGGGCGTGGCCAGGTGCTTCGCGACGTAGAGGATGCCCTGCTTGGGATAGTCGAACGGCGAGCCTACGTCCAGGCCCTTCCAGACCGGGGCGTCCTCCCCCTCGACCCCTTCCGCGGACAGGCCCAGCGAGGCCGCGACCCCGTTGAAATCGCCGCCCAGCTTGAGGGTCGCCGAGGTGAGGACCACCGAGCGGTCCTCGAACAGCTTCTCGCGCAGCAGCCCGGACACCGACAGCGGGGCGACGCGCAGGCTGGCCCCGAAGCGGTCGTGTCGCTCGTACCAGACGACGTCGTACTCGGAGCCGAGCAGGATCCGCTCGGCCACCGCGTGGACGCCCTCCACCGCGGCCAGTGCCTGCTTGCGGACGGCGTCCTCGTCGTGGACCGACTTGTCGCGGGTCGCGCCCATCGCCGAGATGACGTTGCGCGCCGCGTCCCGCAGGGCCGCCAGCGCGTACCCGAGGTCCTCGGGAACCTCCTCCAGCCGGCCGGGGAGCGCCAGCTCCATGACCCGCTCGAACGATTCGGACGCGGTCTGGAGCGAGTCCGCGGTCTTCTCGTCGACCAGCTTGGCGGCGCGCTTCACGGCCCGGTTGACCTGGCCGGGGGTGAGCTCGCCGGTGGCGACCCCGGTCACCCGGGAGACCAGCTCGTGCGCCTCGTCCACGATCAGCACCTCGTGCTGCGGCAGCACCGGGGCGCCTTCGATGGCGTCGATGGCGAGCAGCGCGTGGTTGGTGACGACCACGTCGGCCAGCTTGGCCCGCTCGCGGGCGGCCTCGGCGAAGCACTCCGCTCCGTACGCGCACTTCGTCGCGCCCAGACACTCCCGGGAGGAGACGGAAATCTGCGACCAGGCCTTGTCCGAGACGCCGGGGGTGAGGTCGTCGCGGTCGCCGGTCTCGGTCTCGTCCGCCCAGTCCCGCAGGCGCAGCAGGTCCTGGCCGAGCTTGCTGGTCGGGGCGGCCGCCTCGAACTGGTCGAAGAGGCCTTCCTCCTCGTCCTGCGGGGCGCCCTCGTGCAGCCGGTGCAGGCACAGGTAGTTGGACCGGCCCTTGAGCATGGCGAACTGAGGGCGGCGGCGCAGCTGCGGATGCAGCGCGTCCACCGTCCGGGGCAGATCGCGCTCGACCAGCTGCCGCTGGAGGGCGAGGGTGGCCGTGGCCACCACCACGCGCTCGCCGTGCGCGAGGGCCGGTACCAGGTAGCCGAGGGACTTTCCGGTGCCCGTGCCGGCCTGGATCAGCCGGTGCGTGTTGTCGTCGATCGCTTCGGCGACGGCTTCGGCCATGGCCACCTGGCCGGGCCGCTCCGTGCCGCCGACGGCGGAGACGGCGGCGTGCAGCAGGTCGGGGAGAGAGGGCTTCGTCATAGCAATGACAACCCTACGGGGCGCCACCGACAGTGACCGCCACGACCGGGATTCATGGCCGGTACAAGGGGTTGGGCACGGTGCCGTACTCCACCGCGTGCGGGCGGTCCGGGCGGTCGCGGTAGCCGTCCTCGTACAGCCGGTTGCGGTTCAGGCAGAGCCGCCCGATGCGCTCGCCGAGCAGGTCGAAGAGGGCGTGGCGCTCCTTGAGCTCGGGGAAGCGGAGGTGGTGGCGCAGGATCTCCGCCCGTACGAGCGACCAGAACTCTTCC
Protein-coding sequences here:
- the lexA gene encoding transcriptional repressor LexA; protein product: MTTTADSATITAQNRSQSRLEPVHPMNDASLNPEAEPTRAARSLPGRPPGIRADSSGLTDRQRRVIEVIRDSVQRRGYPPSMREIGQAVGLSSTSSVAHQLMALERKGFLRRDPHRPRAYEVRGSDQPSSQPTDTTGKPAASYVPLVGRIAAGGPILAEESVEDVFPLPRQLVGDGELFVLKVVGDSMIEAAICDGDWVTVRRQPVAENGDIVAAMLDGEATVKRFKREDGHVWLLPHNAAYQPIPGDEATILGKVVAVLRRV
- the nrdR gene encoding transcriptional regulator NrdR; translation: MHCPFCRHPDSRVVDSRTTDDGTSIRRRRQCPDCSRRFTTVETASLMVIKRSGVTEPFSRTKVISGVRKACQGRPVTEDALAKLGQRVEEALRATGSAELTTHDVGLAILGPLQELDLVAYLRFASVYKAFDTLEDFETAIAELRVPRPHPQECEPGRTAGVPVPASAAD
- a CDS encoding ATP-dependent DNA helicase, with protein sequence MTKPSLPDLLHAAVSAVGGTERPGQVAMAEAVAEAIDDNTHRLIQAGTGTGKSLGYLVPALAHGERVVVATATLALQRQLVERDLPRTVDALHPQLRRRPQFAMLKGRSNYLCLHRLHEGAPQDEEEGLFDQFEAAAPTSKLGQDLLRLRDWADETETGDRDDLTPGVSDKAWSQISVSSRECLGATKCAYGAECFAEAARERAKLADVVVTNHALLAIDAIEGAPVLPQHEVLIVDEAHELVSRVTGVATGELTPGQVNRAVKRAAKLVDEKTADSLQTASESFERVMELALPGRLEEVPEDLGYALAALRDAARNVISAMGATRDKSVHDEDAVRKQALAAVEGVHAVAERILLGSEYDVVWYERHDRFGASLRVAPLSVSGLLREKLFEDRSVVLTSATLKLGGDFNGVAASLGLSAEGVEGEDAPVWKGLDVGSPFDYPKQGILYVAKHLATPGREGTRGDMMDELAELIEAAGGRTLGLFSSMRGAKAAAEELRGRLDNPILLQGEETLGELIKAFAADPKTCLFGTLSLWQGVDVPGPSCQLVIMDRIPFPRPDDPLMSARQKSVEQHGGNGFMAVAATHAALLMAQGAGRLVRASGDRGVVAVLDPRLATARYGSFLRATLPDFWYTTDRNQVRRSLAAIDAAAQADGK